TCTCGCCACGCCAGCTGGACGTCGCCCGGCTGGTGGGCAAGGGTCAGACCAACTACCAGATCGCCTGTGAGCTGGGCATTACCGAGAACACGGTCAAGCTCTACGTCTCGCAGGTGCTGCGCCTGACCCATATGCACAACCGCACGCAACTGGCGCTGGCCCTGTCGCCGAGCAACTCCGGGCTGCGCCAGCGCGTGACCGCGCACTAGCCTGCCGACCCTCCCGCCTTCCATGGAAGGCGGGCCTTTCCCCGGCCCGATGCGGCCTTGTTTGTGGTTGCCCGATTGTTTCGGCGCGGGTGTTCGTCAGTACGCGAAGGCCCGGGCGATGGCGGTGAATCCTGGCCCGGCGAGGACGATCAGCAGGGCGGGGAAGAGAAACAGCATCATCACCACCGACATCTTGGCCGACATCTTCGAAATGTATTCCTGCTGGCGCGTCAGGCGCCGGTCGTCGAGCAGTTGCTTGAGGGTCAGCAGCGATTTCATCGCCCCGCCACCTTGCTGCAGCAGTTGCTGCAGGATGACGCAGGTATCGGTGAACTCATCGACCGCCAGCACTGCGGCGGCCTTGTGCAGTTCCTGGCCGAGTTCCAGGCCCGAGTCGACCCGGGCCAGGACCAGGCGCAATTCATGGGTCAGTTCCGGCAGCAACTGCCGTGCCTCGCTGGCCAGCACCCGCAGCGTCTGTTCCACGGCCATGCCGGACTCGAACAGGATGCGCAGCAGGGGAATGAAGGTGGAGATCTCCCGGGCGATGCTCTGTTGCCGGCGTTGTGCCGCGAACGCCAGCAAGCGCTTGGGCAACAGGTAACCCATGCCGATCCCCAGGACCGGCAGCAGCCATTTGTTCGTGGCGTCGGCGAACAACAGCTCCTGAAGGAACAGCAGCACGAAGGCCACCACGATCGGCATGCCGATCTGGCTGGCGGCATACAGCGAGCGCTGGCTGGCGCGGCGCCAGCCCAGGCGATTGAGCAGGGCCTGGGTTTCGCTGTCCATGGTCACCGAACGCTGGCCGAACCTGCTGTCGCCGAGGATCCGCAGCCAGCTGCTCAGGCGGTTTTCCCGCACCATGTGGCCCTGCAGGCGCTGGG
This portion of the Pseudomonas sp. MRSN 12121 genome encodes:
- a CDS encoding type II secretion system F family protein → MAFLASAMLFLGAFLLIASSLLERRRRERQVAQRLQGHMVRENRLSSWLRILGDSRFGQRSVTMDSETQALLNRLGWRRASQRSLYAASQIGMPIVVAFVLLFLQELLFADATNKWLLPVLGIGMGYLLPKRLLAFAAQRRQQSIAREISTFIPLLRILFESGMAVEQTLRVLASEARQLLPELTHELRLVLARVDSGLELGQELHKAAAVLAVDEFTDTCVILQQLLQQGGGAMKSLLTLKQLLDDRRLTRQQEYISKMSAKMSVVMMLFLFPALLIVLAGPGFTAIARAFAY